DNA sequence from the Penicillium psychrofluorescens genome assembly, chromosome: 3 genome:
GAGTACCAGCCACAGATACATGATTTCTGAGGATCAAGTGTATGGTGTTCCTGGCTATATATATAGTCCTCCGTTAATTGGAGGGTCTCATCGAAGAACCGCCGTGTAACCCCGAGCGGGTAGTAGTATGATGGCCGAGGTCACCATGACAAATCCAGAGGGCTAATCGAATATGTTCACTGATGTATAGAATAGAGTACATACTAACAATAAATAATGGGGAAGGAATGAGGCAGATCGGACGGATGCCCTATGGACTGTGTCATCCGTGCAGATCTGCCCGCGGTTGGGGCCTGGGGCCGAGATTTGGTGTGGGCTTTCTCCTGTTTGTTCTCGATTCTCTTCACAACACACTTTGCCCCTCCACGCGaccttctttctcctttgccATCCATCGACTTTCTGCATCTCACCCGGgtcttcttccctccttcctcgtccctccctccctccggGAGTTCCATTCCTGCGCTTAACTTCCCCCGGGCCACTGGGTCTCCGCGCGATCTCGCTCGCCCCTCTCTTCACGACTCCCCATCTCCGATCGCCCTTTTGACAACTtcccctccccttcatccATTAACGCCCACCCAATATGGATCGGACTCTCGCACATGCCGTGGCCAATAAGAAGCCGGTCCCAGAGATCGACTTCTCCCTGCACACGATGGAGGATGGCTCCCAGGTGTCGACGCTGGAGCGCGTGGTCAAAGGTAACAACACCTGCAGCACCCTTCGGTCGTTTTTGCAAGAAAATCCATCGCTAACGGATGTCTGTGCTGCCCAGAGGTCCAAGCTCCCGCTCTAAGCACACCCCCGGACGACATGTTCTGGTCGCCCGATGACCCATCCAAGCCGAACCTCCAGTACCTGAAGCAGCACCTCTATCGCGAAGGCCGTCTCACCGAGGAACAGGCACTATGGATCATTCACGCAGGCACAGAGGTTCTCAAGTCCGAGCCGAACCTGCTCGAGATGGATGCGCCCATCACCGTCTGTGGCGATGTCCACGGCCAATATTATGATTTGATGAAATTGTTTGAGGTCGGTGGCGACCCGTCGGAAACAAGATACCTGTTCCTGGGCGATTATGTGGATCGTGGATACTTCAGCATCGAGGTATGTGGTCCCGGCCCTTTCATCTGATCATCGCTCACAGCGTCTAGTGTGTCCTGTATCTTTGGGCCTTGAAGATTTGGTACCCGGATTCGCTTTGGTTGCTCCGGGGTAATCACGAGTGCCGACATCTTACGGACTACTTCACCTTCAAGCTGGAATGCAAGCACAAGTATAGCGAGCGGATTTACGAGGCCTGCATCGAATCTTTCTGTTCCCTGCCGCTGGCGGCGGTTATGAACAAGCAGTTCCTCTGCATCCACGGCGGCCTCAGTCCGGAATTGCACACTTTGGAGGACATCAAGGCAGTAAGTAGACCGCAACCATATGCCGCGCGCTTCACACTGACATCTACCCCAGATCGATCGCTTCCGAGAACCCCCGACACATGGGCTCATGTGCGACATTCTCTGGGCAGACCCTCTGGAGGAATTCGGGCAAGAGAAGACGGGTGATTTCTTCATCCATAACAGCGTTCGTGGCTGCTCCTACTTCTTCTCGTATCCGGCAGCCTGCGCGTTTCTGGAAAAGAACAACCTGCTGTCCATCATCCGAGCGCACGAGGCGCAGGACGCCGGGTACCGCATGTACAGAAAGACGCGGACGACCGGCTTCCCCAGCGTGATGACCATCTTCAGTGCGCCCAATTACCTCGACGTGTACAACAACAAGGCGGCCGTTCTCAAGTACGAGAACAACGTGATGAACATCCGGCAATTCAACTGCACCCCGCACCCGTACTGGCTGCCAAACTTCATGGATGTCTTCACCTGGTCGTTGCCATTCGTCGGAGAGAAGATCACCGACatgctcatcgccatcctcaacACCTGCTCCAAAGAGGAATTGGAGGACGACACGCCGACGTCCGCATCGCCTCCTGGTCCACCCGAGCCTATTGAGTCCATCCCCGAAGCTGGTGTCGATGTCAGCGAGTTCAAGCGGCGGGCAATCAAAAACAAGATTCTTGCCATTGGCCGTCTCTCCCGGGTCTTCCAAGTGCTGCGCGAGCAGTCTGAGAGTGTGTCGGAACTGAAGACAGCGGCCGGCGGTCGTCTTCCGGCTGGCACCCTCATGCTGGGTGCAGAGGGCATCAAACAGGCCATTACCAACTTCGAGGATGCGCGGATGGTGGATATTCAAAATGAGCGTCTGCCGCCGACCCAGGAGGAGGTCATCCGCAAGACCGAAGAAGACCGGCGCGCGGCACTGGAGCGTGCCGAACGTGAGGCCGCGAACGATACTGGACTTGCAACCGTGGCCAGACGAATCAGCATGTAAGTTTTGCCATCTTCCAAAGTTGAACCATCTAACCTTTCCATTCAGGACTGCCGGAGCGGGCCGAGGTCGTCGCCCTCGCGATGCCGCCAGGGAGGCCTGAGACGGCTAGGGGCGTGGGCTGAGTTGACTTTATGACACGATCTATGCACatgtttttgtctttcttctttccttccctgTCGTCCAGCGCACCCACCTTCTGCCACGTCACGATCGATACGATACCCTATCTATCCTCCACACTTGGCTATGGACCTCGACCTGCCCTACGTAGCCCACCCTGGGCTGTCCACTGGATGGCTTCGTTAATCATGCGTGTATCGCCTTGGAGCAGACCTTTGCTGTAGGCTGGAGTTGACCGAATCCCATAGACGAGGATTATAAAAAAACCAATTTTGACTTTCATGACCGCCAGCCCGGCTTATCGACCAGTAATCGAAAGTACTAGCTTTCATAGTCACGTTCGTCCACTTCTAGAACTGGTGGTTGTTCTTCATTATTGTTGTTCTTCGTCAGGTGTTTATCGAGAGTGGGCCAAGGatccatcgccgccaagccTTCCCGCCTCTTGCACTTCCTTTCCCGATCTTCAACCAACCTTGttccactccctctctctcccccaaTCAATGCCTCCCCGACTGCGCGGCCTGCTCGCGAAGAGCCTGTCGCGTCCACTAGACAGTGTCTTCTACTGTCCCTCCTGCGCGACATGGAGACGGCTGTCGACGCGTGCCGGCGTCAACAATTACGCCCGCGGTGAAAAGACCAACACTGCTCATCGCCCATTGAATCCCGCTGCAAttcctgctcctcgtcctctcTCAACATCGCCTATCGTCAGTGCAGGCAAGGCGGTCCCGCCGCGGTTTAAGGAGCTGTACGGCGCGCTGGAGGGGGTGCGCGATGCGGCGATCGAGCAGGTGAGCCTGAGTCGGCTACAGCTTGCTCTGCGCGGACTGGAATCTGAGACGCCTCTTATTCGTGTTGCTGGTGAGTATCAAAcgatgatcttcttttcttcctaAGATCAGGACGCTGACTTCTTTTCTACGTTATCCAGTTCTTGGGTTGGATAATGCGGATTCGGCACGGAGACTGGTGCGATTGCTGCTCGCTGACCCGTTACGACCGCGCCAGAGCTGGGAGGATATCCTCGAGACCTACGACGCTGATACGTCACAAGGACTGTTGATTCGGTATGGGCTTTCTGGTTTTTGGCTATTAGGCATTTTTGCTGATGGGTCGGTGATCCTTACAGATACGGGGAAGTCTCGGAATCTATCTCGAATGACCTACTGCCGACGATTGCGGTCCCATCGCCCATCCTGAAACAAGGCAATTTGGAGATCTTGGTCAGTACGCTCGGCTCTGAAACGGACTTTGTCGGCACCACCCTCACTGCGGATACGTTCCTCGTTCCCACTGTGACCATCCAGACCTCGCAGTCTGGTCGACATAGCGTTGTGCGGTACCCTGTGCATCGGAGCATTATATGTGGTAGCGGAGTGGATGGGCTACTAGCGTACAGTTCGCTGGTCGGCCAGTCAGACCTCAAGAACGAGGTGGCTTCTGTCCGCGGAGCGATCGAGCTCCCGGTGGCAGATAAGAATGCAAGCAGGGACCGACTTTCATTGGTGGATATCCACCGCGCAAGCAAAGCACTTGATAAGTTCCGCGAATCCGTGCAGAACGTCTCCGAATACGAACGCGGATGGAACGGCAGTGGCGTGCAATCGGTGATCGATTGGCTTGCATCCTCGCAGGTCCAAAAGGATGGCGCATTGAGTCCGGCTTTGGTGCCTCTCATCGAATCCCTTCTGGACTCGGCCGATGAAAGCGTGCTAGCTCGAGATGAGAAGGCCATCAAGCATCAGACCACTGGCGTGGTGTCTGATGCAGTGCGTGCCGACTTGGAGCATGGCATTGCCGTCTGGGCTGAGCGGTCACATTCAGAACTGCGCAGCTCCCTCGAGGCTGGCTTTGCCAGTCCACGATGGCGGGGTCTCGCATGGTGGAAGCTCTTCTGGCGCGTTGATGATGTGAGCATGATCACCTCTGAGATACTGGAGAAGCGATTTCTCCGCCGCTCCGAACACGAAGTCATCTGGACTGCGGGTAAATACCACCAGGCAGGTCTGTTGGCAGAGCAGCCGCCCATCTCGCCCTCAGAGTCTGCACCCTCCAACAATTCCAATTCTTCCCCCTGGCCGACCCAGATTCCGGACACCCGCACCAAACTCCTCACAACCACCGTGCCATCCCTCCAGGCTCTAGCGCAAAGCCTGGTTCTTTTCAGCGTTTCCACGACAACGCTAACATCTGCCCTCTCCGCACTCACCTACGTCTCCATcccctccgcctccatcTACGAATCCTGCACCTTAGCAGCTGTAGGCCTCATCTACTCGCTACGTCGTCAGCAGAAGAAATGGGACGTCGCACGCGGGTTCTGGGAGGATGAAGTCCGCGAAGAAGGACGGTCATCTCTACGTGAAACGGAGTCACTGCTGCGTGAGGTTGTGAACGAGGGCGGGAGGGACGTTGAGGATGTTTCTGATATGAGGGCTCGTGAGACGGTTGATCGGGCTAAGAAGGCGCTGGATGGGGTTAAGACGTGAGCTGACGAAGTCGTGTTGTAAACTTGTACATTATTATCTGTAAGTGCCGTGGGACATAGATGCGGCATGGGCCACTGTCTTAGACAAATCTACTTCGCTTTGTATATTCTGCTTTGTATATTGGGTCTAGCATTTATCGCAACACTTAGTATGACATGGACAAGCAACTTAGTTCTACCCCTAGACCTATCTTCGCCATGTTTCAACGGCAAGCCTGCATATAGTATAATACAATCAATTCTATCAAACAAGCCCCAAAAGCAATACGCATTCATACGTCGCCTGGGTCATCTTTCGCTTTGGCCATCACGCCCACGACTGTTCGCCGAAAACTGATAGATACCGCTATAACCCGCTACCTCCTCTTCAAGTCTGTGCAATGCAATCTGCCCCAGCCTAGCATTTTTGTACAAAACAACCCCAGCCGGGTTTTTGATGTCCAATAGAGCACCAAGCGCGCCTTCATAACCAGcatccaccaccccagcTGTGAGCGCAATGCCCGACCGCCAAAGAGACGATCTCACAAAAACCTCACCCATGCAATCTAACGGAATGCGAACAGTCTCGTTGAATTCGACGAGATATGCACCCTGAGGCAATTCTATGCTCCCGGTTTTGTTGTCGAAGCGCTTCTCAGACGTGTCAGCCGCCTGCCGGTGCGAATTGTCAAAGTCAATCGTGGCGTGCGATGTCCAGGCAAAAATGCGATTCAATGAAAGGTCGACTCCGCATGGCTGGAGCTGTTGGGGGATGGATTTTAGGTTGCGCACGATCCCTTGTTTCACTATTGAAGCTCCGCTGAGCATCATGAGATATGATATTTGGTGTTTTTTGGGAATAGCTTAGGGTTAAGATGAAAGCGCGGGTTCGTCTAGAACTTAGCGTGTGTTTGTTTGTATGGCGTTCAGCTAGTATATATTTTTGACCGTCGCTGTTCGGAGAAATCAGTGCACAGGTTGTCAGGACAGGAAAGGGGAGGGGGCTGGGAAATTGGAGCTTACTCGCAAAAGCGAACACGGACACATTGAAGATGACAAGGTCTTTATTCAagttattattattattgctTCTATATCTTCCGTTGGCTCACAGCTGTTGAAAATGTTACACTCTTTGGCCAAACGGCACCATAGACTAAACGCTGAGTCAAATGCTGACATTCGTAAGCTTGTAGCATAATACACTGTGCTACATTCCCGTTCATATTGCCCAGGGTTATCTGAGAGCCCCACCAAGATATCCCGTTTCACGATGCACCCCCCGCCCAATCGCGGGCGGAGCAGTGGGAAGCCGAGACGGTGGAGAGACTCATGGTTCGTTCCAAAATCTGCGATGAGAATGGAACTCCCCAGAAAGTATTTGGGCTTCCTTTGTCTACGAGCAATGCGTGGTTTACGTCAATGAGATCTGCCACTCCCATCTCATTTCATTTCCTGCTTGCCCAGAAGCAAGGTGATGATATTGAGGAGGTCAAGGGATTGGTTTACTCATAACGACCGCAGGATAAATGGCCCTGCGGTCCTATTTAAAATTGTTCGATGTTTGATTTGAGCCTTGCTAGATCCCTGATCTGGTTAAAATCCTTCCTTTCGTTCCTTTGTACCTTCTTTCTTCTTAGGGCTGAATGGAAGGGTCTATACCTATATCTATCAGATACAGAGTCGTTCTTTTAAATCCATTCCATTTTATTCTTTTGCTTCAACTGCCGTCTACCGTCTGCATTAATTCGATCTGTGATCAGCGAGTTGAGTCTCCTGTTCAAGTAATAGCGGAAGAATTGCGTCGCATAGGGCCCTAGGCAGTGATAAGCGTTTGTTTGTTTACTTCTGCTTTGGGAGAACGCGGTTCCATGGGACGTTACATGCCTCATGACTTAAATCCGTTCATCCCCTCGTGCGATTTGGTGCGGAGGAAAGTGTGGAACCCCGAAGCAAGGGCTCATTCTTTCCTCGGACAGGGCGCTCCCCTATCGATCCTGGGGATCTCAAATGAGATCGTCTTGATGACGCTTAATTGGTCGCCTGGAATTCGCCCCTGCGACATGATATGCCTGGGTGCAATTTCCGGGAGTCTTGAATAAAAGGACAACCCCATGGCGTGCCCTTATATTGGCATGTCGCACAGCCCTCGACTTCTCTGCTCATAGACATACACGTTTTGTTAACACTTCACCCACGCCAACACCGGTTGACTCGGTAATCGTGGCGAGACTTTAGGGCAATCATCCCTTTACTTTGAAAACTTTGCTCCCTTCTCGCGGATATTGAGCTCGTGGACGCGGCTCAGCAGATCGCATGATGCACAACACCCGACTAGCGGCCATTTTGCTGGCCTGCCTTACGATCTTTTCCAGCTTTACCAATGCTTTCTGGCGTCTGCCATGTCGCGGGCGACTTGGCGTTGCTCGATTGGATCCTTTGATAGACCCAGGAGAGGTCGCATCGCACGCGCATTCCGTTCATGGCGCTGGAAGTAAGCAGCAGCAATTGCCGATTGGAATATAGGCTTGCTCACGATATTCAGGCTTTAGTATGAACTCCAATCAACAGACCTTACAAAAGTCCAGTTGCACATCTTGCGCCGTGACGCAAGATAAGTCGGCTTACTGGACTCCTGCTCTCTACTTTATGCATCCAAACGGTAATGCCGAATTGGTGGAGCAGGTGGGAGGCATGCTTGCGTAAGTGTGGGCTGCTCTCGATAGGGAACATACACTGACGATTTTCTCGGATATCAGCTACTACCTCCTTTACGGAGAGAATATAACTGCTTTCCCTCAGGGCTTCCGGATGATCGCAGGGGATCCATTCCAGCGCAACTTCACCTGGCCAATCCCGGACCCTCCCAAGTCCCTATGGAAGGGCGCCCAGGAATCCCAGCGTGCCCTTCGCCAGAAGGCTCTTGGATTCAACTGCTTGAACTATGCCAAAGCGGCGGAGCCGTCTCTGTACCGCCATTTCCTACCGAACAAGACTTATTTGGATGAGCACTGCACCGATGGAATCCGGATGGAACTGATGTTCCCATCGTGCTGGAATGGTAAAGATGTCGATTCTCCAGATCTCAAATCTCATGTCGCCTATCCCTCACTCGTCATGGACGGAACCTGTCCGGAAGGATATGAGACTCGACTAGTCTCGCTCTTCTACGAGACTATCTGGAACACCTACGCCTtcaaagaaaaagaggggTTCTTCACTCTCTCTAATGGCGACCCTACTGGATTTGGGTACCACGGCGATTACTTGCAGGCCTGGGATGACGGCGTGCTGCAGGAGGCCGTCAGAACTTGCACAAATGAGACGGGTATGGTTTCTGATTGCGATATCTTTGATCTGCAGGACGAGACGGATCAAAACCAATGTCTGCTTGACTTGCCGCCGCAGCTTCAGCACGAGAATGTTCATATGCATTCCCATGGCCTACCGGGGAATATGCCCATCGAATGGGGTCCGGGATATGCCATGCCCGCTGGTAATGTGCATGAACACCCAACTACGACTACCGAACTTGTCCCAAGTATCCCTACTGTTCCGCCGCTTTCAATACCTGATTTGGACCTTGACCCAAACCCACTTCTCAACGATTTGCATGTCCTGAACACCGCCAAAACCGCTACAGATCCAACGGCCACTGACCAAGCTCATGCACCTCCTGATTCTGCTGAAATCGATCCGGTCACTCAAGAGATTATTTATGTGGAACAGGATATCATAGTcatggtcaatggcaaggGTGAACCCTACGCTACGAGCACAGGGAGGATACGTACCACGtccacaacaacaacagttACCGAGGCCGCCACTGTGGTCTCTCAGGCTGAAAAGAATGATACGCCAGAGAAACCTGTCAACCCAGTTCACGCCCGCAAGCATGCACGCAATTATAACCATGGCCACCTGCATCACAAGTTAGATGTCTTCTAGATGCAATGGCGTTGCTAACAGGAAGGACATCTGTGACAGGAGCTGGCTTCTTCTCTGCTGGACAGTGACTTGGGTATTTTCATTTGTGTACATACTTGAGATAGACTGAAAGAATATGTCTATCTTGTAAATATTTTAGTCTTCAACAGAACTAGTAAGATCTCGACTCCATCGGATTGTATTCAAGTATCTGCTTCAGGGCAAGGCCGCCTAGTATCTGATGCTACTTTGTGTGAGTCTATTTGGTTCTATCGAAGATACCACGGATTCGTTAGAAGTGGATTATCTCCGCCTTCTGCTTTGGTCTTGAAGACCGTCCTTACTGATACTGATAGATA
Encoded proteins:
- a CDS encoding uncharacterized protein (ID:PFLUO_005669-T1.cds;~source:funannotate), with translation MDRTLAHAVANKKPVPEIDFSLHTMEDGSQVSTLERVVKEVQAPALSTPPDDMFWSPDDPSKPNLQYLKQHLYREGRLTEEQALWIIHAGTEVLKSEPNLLEMDAPITVCGDVHGQYYDLMKLFEVGGDPSETRYLFLGDYVDRGYFSIECVLYLWALKIWYPDSLWLLRGNHECRHLTDYFTFKLECKHKYSERIYEACIESFCSLPLAAVMNKQFLCIHGGLSPELHTLEDIKAIDRFREPPTHGLMCDILWADPLEEFGQEKTGDFFIHNSVRGCSYFFSYPAACAFLEKNNLLSIIRAHEAQDAGYRMYRKTRTTGFPSVMTIFSAPNYLDVYNNKAAVLKYENNVMNIRQFNCTPHPYWLPNFMDVFTWSLPFVGEKITDMLIAILNTCSKEELEDDTPTSASPPGPPEPIESIPEAGVDVSEFKRRAIKNKILAIGRLSRVFQVLREQSESVSELKTAAGGRLPAGTLMLGAEGIKQAITNFEDARMVDIQNERLPPTQEEVIRKTEEDRRAALERAEREAANDTGLATVARRISMTAGAGRGRRPRDAAREA
- a CDS encoding uncharacterized protein (ID:PFLUO_005670-T1.cds;~source:funannotate), with product MPPRLRGLLAKSLSRPLDSVFYCPSCATWRRLSTRAGVNNYARGEKTNTAHRPLNPAAIPAPRPLSTSPIVSAGKAVPPRFKELYGALEGVRDAAIEQVSLSRLQLALRGLESETPLIRVAVLGLDNADSARRLVRLLLADPLRPRQSWEDILETYDADTSQGLLIRYGEVSESISNDLLPTIAVPSPILKQGNLEILVSTLGSETDFVGTTLTADTFLVPTVTIQTSQSGRHSVVRYPVHRSIICGSGVDGLLAYSSLVGQSDLKNEVASVRGAIELPVADKNASRDRLSLVDIHRASKALDKFRESVQNVSEYERGWNGSGVQSVIDWLASSQVQKDGALSPALVPLIESLLDSADESVLARDEKAIKHQTTGVVSDAVRADLEHGIAVWAERSHSELRSSLEAGFASPRWRGLAWWKLFWRVDDVSMITSEILEKRFLRRSEHEVIWTAGKYHQAGLLAEQPPISPSESAPSNNSNSSPWPTQIPDTRTKLLTTTVPSLQALAQSLVLFSVSTTTLTSALSALTYVSIPSASIYESCTLAAVGLIYSLRRQQKKWDVARGFWEDEVREEGRSSLRETESLLREVVNEGGRDVEDVSDMRARETVDRAKKALDGVKT
- a CDS encoding uncharacterized protein (ID:PFLUO_005671-T1.cds;~source:funannotate), with the translated sequence MLAYYLLYGENITAFPQGFRMIAGDPFQRNFTWPIPDPPKSLWKGAQESQRALRQKALGFNCLNYAKAAEPSLYRHFLPNKTYLDEHCTDGIRMELMFPSCWNGKDVDSPDLKSHVAYPSLVMDGTCPEGYETRLVSLFYETIWNTYAFKEKEGFFTLSNGDPTGFGYHGDYLQAWDDGVLQEAVRTCTNETGMVSDCDIFDLQDETDQNQCLLDLPPQLQHENVHMHSHGLPGNMPIEWGPGYAMPAGNVHEHPTTTTELVPSIPTVPPLSIPDLDLDPNPLLNDLHVLNTAKTATDPTATDQAHAPPDSAEIDPVTQEIIYVEQDIIVMVNGKGEPYATSTGRIRTTSTTTTVTEAATVVSQAEKNDTPEKPVNPVHARKHARNYNHGHLHHKLDVF